CGGTGGTGGCGATGAAGCCGCCGTCGCCGAGGATCCGCCGCTCGGTCAGCAACGACTCGCTGACGTCGCCGACGGCGAGACCGTCGACGTAGACGTACCGGCTCTTCACGTGCCCGACCAGGCTGGCGCGGCCCTCGACCAGGTCGACCACGTCGCCGTCCTCGCAGAGCACCACCCGGTCCGGGGCGACCCCGGACTCGATGCCGAGGCGGGCGTGGGCGCGCAGGTGCCGCCACTCGCCGTGCACCGGCATGAGGTTGCTCGGGCGGACCATGTTGAGCAGGTAGAGCAGCTCCCCGGCGGGGGCGTGGCCGGAGACGTGCACCTTGGCGACGTCCTTGTGCACGACCACCGCGCCGGCCCGGGCCAGCCGGTTGATCACCCGGTAGACGGAGGTCTCGTTGCCGGGCACCAGCGAGGAGGCCAGCACCACCGTGTCGCCGGGGGCGATGGTGATGTGCCGGTGGTCGCCGCTCGCCATCCGGCCCAGGGCGCTCATCGGCTCGCCCTGCGAGCCGGTGGACATCAGCACGATCTGCTCGGGCGGCAGCGTGGTCGCCTCCTCGATGCCGACCACCAGGCCGGCCGGGATGTTGAGCAGGCCGAGGTCCCGGGCGATGCCCATGTTCCGGACCATGGACCGGCCGATCAGCGCGACCTTGCGGCCGTGCTCGATCGCCGAGTCGAAGACCTGCTGCACCCGGTGCACGTGCGAGGCGAACGAGGCGACGATGATCCGCCCCTTGGCCTTCGCGAAGATCGAGTCGAGCACCGGCCCGATCTCCCGCTCCGGGGTGACGAAGCCGGGGATCTCCGCGTTGGTGGAGTCCGACAGCAGCAGGTCGACGCCCTCGGCGCCGAGCCGGGCGAAGCCGGCCAGGTCGGTGATCCGGCCGTCCAGCGGGAGCTGGTCCATCTTGAAGTCGCCGGTGTGCAGCACCAGGCCGGCCGGCGTGCGGATGGCCACCGCGAGCGCGTCCGGGATGGAGTGGTTGACGGCGAAGAACTCCAGCTCGAACGGGCCGAGCCGCTCCCGGCCGCCCTCCCGCACGGTCAACGTGTACGGCTGGATCCGCCGCTCGGCCAGCTTCGCCTCGACCAGGGCGAGGGTGAACTGGGAGCCGACCAGCGGGATGTCCGACTTGTGGGCGAGCAGGTACGGCACCGCGCCGATGTGGTCCTCGTGACCGTGGGTGAGCACGATCGCCTGGACGTCGTCGAGCCGGTCCAGGATCGGCCCGAAGTCGGGCAGGATAAGGTCCACGCCCGGCTGCTCGACGTCGGGGAAGAGCACCCCGCAGTCGACCACCAGCAGCTTGCCGTCGTACTCGAAGACGGTCATGTTCCGGCCGATGGCGCCGAGTCCGCCGAGCGGCATGATCCGCAGGCCGCCCTCCGGCAGCGGCGGGGGCAGTTCACCCTCGAAATGCGCCTCGGTCACGCGTCCACCTCATTCTGCGACGCCGTCACTCGGCGTCCGTCGTGTCGTTCGATCATTCGGGCAGTTCCAGGCCCGCCGCCGCGCAGTCCGCGCGCAGCTGGGCCAGTTCGTCGGCGGTGGCGTCCACCAGCGGCGGTCGTACCGGGCCGGCCGGCAGGCCCTTGGCCGCCAGGCCCGCCTTCACCAGGATCACGCCCTGGGTACGGAAGATGCCGGTGAACAGGGGCAGCAGCCGCCGGTGCAGGCGCAGCGCGGTGGCGGTGTCCCCCGCGTCGTACGCCTCGATCATCTGCTTGGCCAGCGCCCCGGTGAAGTGCGTCGAGGTGCCGACCAGGCCGACGCCGCCGACGGCGAGCGCGGGCAGGGTCAGCGAGTCCTCGCCGCAGTAGTAGGCCAGGTCGCTGCGGGCGAGCACCCAGGAGGTGGCGGTGAGGTCGCCCTTGGCGTCCTTGACCGCGACGATCCGGCCGTGCTCGGCGAGCTTCACCAGCGTCTCGGTGGCGATCGGCACGCCCGATCGGCCCGGGATGTCGTAGAGCATGATCGGCAGCCCGGTGGCGTCCGCGACCGCGGTGAAGTGGCGCAGCAGCCCGCTCTGCGGCGGCTTGTTGTAGTACGGGGTGACCACCAGCAGCCCGTGCGCGCCGGCCTTCTCCGCCGACGCGGCCAGCTCGATCGTGTGCCGCGTGTCGTTGGTGCCGACCCCGGCGACGATCCTGGCCCGGTCGCCGACCGCCTCCACGACGGCGCGGATCAGGATCTCCTTCTCCGCGTCGGTGGTGGTCGGCGACTCGCCGGTGGTGCCGTTGATCACCAGCGCGTCGTTGCCCTGCTCCTCGACGAGGTGCTGCGCGAGGCGTACGGCGCCGTCGAGGTCGAGGGACCCGTCCGGGGTGAACGGGGTCACCATGGCCGTGAGCAGTCGCCCGAACGGGCGCGACGCGCCCCGGTCGGGGGCGGCAGGGTGGTCGTGCGTCATGTTCACAACCTAGCGGACGACCACCGGGGCCCCGGCGGGGAAGGGTTCAGGAGTCACTCGGCGTGCGGGCTGGCCGCCACCTCGGTGCCGTCCGGCAGGGCGGAGATCACGAAGTCCGCGAAGACGTTCGGCGCGACGCCCTTGAGCTGCCGCAGGCACTCCACGGCCAGCTCGCGGATCTCCACGTCGGCGTGCTCGGTGGCGCGCATCTTGATGAAGTGCCGCCAGGCCCGGTAGTTGCCGGTGACCACGATCCGGGTCTCGGTGGCGTTGGGCAGCACCGCCCGGGCCGCCTGCCGGGCCTGCTTGCGGCGCAGCGTCGGGTTCGGCTCGTCGGCGAAGCGCTGCTCCAGGCCCTCCAGCAGCTCGTTGTACGCCCGGACGCTCGCCTCGGCGGCCTCGACGAACTTCTTGTGCAGCTCCGGGTCGTCGGCGATCACCGTCGGCTCGACCATGGCGGCGTCCCGCTCCGGGACGTACCGCTGGGACAGCTGGGAGTACGAGAAGTGCCGGTGCCGGATCAGCTCGTGGGTGAACGAGCGGGACACGCCACTGAAGTAGAAGCTCACCGAGCCGTGCTCCAGCACCGACAGGTGCCCGACCTCCAGGATGTGCGCCAGGTAGCCGGCGTTCGTCGCGGTGGCCGGGTTCGGCTTCTTCCAGCTCTGGTAGCAGGCCCGACCGGCGAACTCGGCGAGCGCCTGGCCGCCCTCGGCGTCGGTCGACCACGGCACGTCGTCCGGGGCCTGGAACTGGGTCCACGCGATCAGCTTGACCTGGGGCTGCACCATCTCCGGCATTCCTGGGACTGTAGTGGCCTCCGGGGCCCGTACCCAAGCCAGGCTCGCCCGGTGCAACCCCGGTCACGCGGAGACCGCGCGACCGGTCAGACGTACAGGGAGGTGAAGGGGGCCCAGGGCAGGTTGCGCAGCACCGAGAAGGCGAGCCAGGCGGCGAGGAAGCCGCCGATCACCTTGGGGCTGAGCCGCAGCTCCGGCAGGCGCCAGCCGAACGCCTGGTTTCCCGCCCAGGCGACGAAGAGATAGGCGAGGAACGGCAGCGAGAAGACGAACAGGAAGTGGTGCCGGGCGGCGGCCGGCAGGTCCCCGTGCAGCACGTACCAGAGGGCGCGGGTGCCGCCGCAGCCCGGGCAGTCCAGCCCGGTGGTGAGCTTGAGCAGGCAGGTCGGCCGGGCGTCCGGGTCGCTGTGGGTGGGGTCGCTGACCAGCGCGTACGCCATGCCCATGCCGACGCAGCCGAGCGCTGCCAGCGGCACCGCCCAGCGCGGGGCGCGCTCATGGAGACGGATCACGAGCCGGGTGAACCGGTCCGGCTCGACAGGCTGGTAGGCCGCCGGCTGCGGCCAGCCGCCGGCCGGGACCTCGCCGGTGGGCCACGCCGCCGGCCCGGGCTCCGCGTGCCCGACGCCGGGGACCGCCGGGGCGGTCGGGGCGACACCGTCGGGGACCTGCTGGCCCGGCTGGGTGGCCGGCCGGTCGACGCTCGTCACGCGCTCACCGTACACCGGCGACGCCCGCCAGCGCGGCGGCCAGCGGCACCGCGAGGTCCCCCGCCACGGGCGGGGCCACCGCGTCGAGACCGAGCCAGCCGGCCAGCCGGTAGAGCTCGGCGGCCAGGGCCATCGCCGTCTCCCCCGGGACGGCCCCGGGCTCGGCCCAGGCGGCCGGCACGAGCAGCACTCCCGTCTTCCGGTCGGCCTTCAGGTCGACCCGGGCGGTGAACCGCTCCCCCTGGAGGAACGGCAGCACGTAGTAGCCGTGCACCCGCTGCGGGGCGGGCACGTAGATCTCGATCCGGTAGCTGAAGTCGAAGAGCCGCTCCGTGCGGGCCCGCTCCCAGACCAGCGGGTCGAAGGGGCTGACCAGCGTGTTGCCCCGCACCCACCGGGGCAGCCGGGCCTGCGCGTGCAGGTACGCCGGCTGCCGCCAGCCCTGCACCGTGACCGGCGTCAGCTCCCCCGCCTCGACCAGCTCGGCGACCGCCCGCCGGGCGCCGGCCAGCGGCAGCCGGAAGTAGTCGCGCAGCTCCGGCTCGGCGGCCACACCGAGCGACCGGGCGGCGATCGACACCAGGGCCCGCCACGCGTCGGCGTCGGTGGGCGTGGGGGCGTCGAGCACGGCGGCCGGCAGCACCCGCTCGGGCAGGTCGTAGCGGCGGGCGAACGAGGTGGTGCGCTCGGCGGCGGTCACCTCGCCGGCCCAGAACAGGAACTCCAGCGCCCGCTTCACCGCCGACCAGTTCCAGCCCCAGTTGCCGGTCTCCCGGGGCGCGTCGTGCTCGATCTCGGCGGCGGTCAGCGGCCCCCGGGCGGCCACCTCGTCGCGGACCCAGGCGACCAGCTCCGGCTGCTCCTGCGCGATCCGGCGCATGCCGCCCCAGGCTTCGTCCTGCGCCTTGGCCATCCGCCAGCGCAGCGCCGGGTGCAGCCCGACCGGGACCAGCGACGCCTCGTGCCCCCAGTACTCGAAGAGCTCGCGGGGGCGGCGGTAGGCGGCGGCGTCGAGCAGCGCGGTCGGGTACGGCCCGAGCCGGCTGTAGAGCGGCAGGTAGTGCGCGCGCTGCAGCACGTTGACCGAATCCATCTGGATCAGACCGACCCGGTCGAGCGCCCGGCGCAGGTGCCGGCGGGTGGGCGCGCCGCCGGGGGCCGGGTCGGCGAAGCCCTGGGCCGTGAGGGCGACGCGCCGGGCCTGGGCGAGCGAGAGCGATTCCGGTACAGCCATCGTCGGGCACCCTAATCCACGGGTACGACGCCGGAGCGGACGCTGGACCGATCGCCCGCGAGGGAATAGAACGGACGGATGCTCACCATTCGCCGGGAGGAGCCGGACGACGCCGAGGCGATCGCCCGGGTGCACGTGCGGAGCTGGCAGGCCGGCTACGCCGGGTTCATGCCGGACGAGGTGCTGCGTCGGCTCAACCCGGCGGCCTGGGCGCAGCGCCGCCGGGACCTCGGCACCGCCGACCCGGAGCACCCGTTCACCACCCTGGTCAGCGAGGTCGACGGCGCGGTCACCGGCTTCGCCACCTTCGGGCCGTACCGGAACGACCAGGACCGGGCCGACCTCGACCCGGCGTACGGCGAGATCGTGACCATGTACGTGGAGCCGGCGCGTTGGGGCGGCGGGACCGGCCGGGCGCTGCTGGCCGCGGCCCGTGCCGGACTGGCCGAGCGGGGCTGGACCGAGTACCGGCTCTGGGTGCTGGCCGACAACGTCCGGGCCCGCAGCTTCTACGAGCGGGCCGGGCTGTCACCCGACGGGGCGGAGTCCGTCTACCCGGTGCCGCTCTCCGGCGGCCGCGAACCCGTCGGCCTGGTCGAGCTGCGGTACACCGCCCGGCTCGACGGCTGACCCGGCCGGCCCCCGCTCACCGACGGAACCCGCCGGCCCCGGCTCCCGGGCCGGCCCGCCGTCGGCCGGCACGGCCCAGCGGCGGATCGGCAGGCCGAGCAGCAGCGCCAGGCTGATCCAGACGTAGGTGTTGCTGCCGAGGAAGCCGTCCACGCCGGTGAAGTCCTTCTCCCAGGCCCAGACGATCCGGCTGATCAGGAAGCCGTACCCGATGATCGCGGCGGCCAGCAGGACGCGGCGCCGGCGGCCGCGCGCGGGCGCGGCCATGGCGTTGTCCACCAACAGGATCAGTCCGGGGATCAGCCAGACCAGGTGGTGCACCCAGGTCACCGGGCTGACCAGGCACATCATCGCGCCGGTCAGCGCCAGGCCGGTGGCCTCGTCGCCGGCGGCCACCGCGGCCCGGGACCGCCAGGCCCAGACGGCGAGGGTGGCCAGCACCAGCGCCAGCCAGGCCACCGTGCTGGGGTGCTCCGGATCGAGCCGGGCCACCACCCCGCGCAGCGACTGGTTGGAGACGAACGCCAGCTCCCCGACCCGGCCGGTGTTCCACAGCGCCGACGTCCAGAACTCCCGCGAGGCGTCCGGGAAGAGCGCCGCGGCGAGCAGGGTCGCCCCGGCGGCGGCGGCCATCGCGGTGAACGCGGCCCGCCAGCGCCGGGTGACCAGCAGGTAGACGATGAAGACGCCCGGAGTCAGCTTGATCGCGGTGGCCAGGCCGATGCCCACCCCGGCCCACCGGTTTCCGGCCGGCAGCAGTCGCAGCAGGTCCACCGCCACCAGGAAGAGCAGCAGCGTGTTGACCTGGCCGAAGTTGACCGTCTCGCGCATCGGCTCGAACGCGGCGGCCAGGCAGAGCGCCACCGCGAGGGCGAACCAGCGGGTCCAGCCGGCCCGGCGGGCGATCGGGTCGACCAGCCACCAGATCAGCACGGCGCTGGTCACCACGCTGGCGACCACGCTCACCGTGATCGCCGCCGGCCAGGGCAGGTACGCCATCGGCAGCATGACCAGCGCGGCGAACGGCGGATAGGTGAAGCCGTACTGGGTGCCGGCCTTGAGGAAGTCGTAGACCTCCCCGCCGTCGTGCACCCAGAAGGTCAGCGCGCCGTAGTAGACCTTCAGGTCGAAGAAGCCGTGCCGCACGGCCGCGACGGAGAGGAAGGCGGCCACCGCGGCGGCGAGCACCAGCACCCCGACGACCTGCCCGTACGTCCGCCTGGCACCCTGCGCCACCGTCGCCTCCCTCGCCCTGCGTAGGCTCACGTCCCATGGCTCTCGGGTACGTCCGCCCGGCGCGTCCCGAGGACGCCGGCGAGATCGCACGCATCCAGCTCGCGACCTGGCGGGTCGCGTACCGCCGGATCCTGCCCCGGCACGTGCTCGACAACCTGGACGAGGCGTACCTCGCCCGGCGGTGGAGCGCGGCGGTGCAGGAGCCGCCCTCGGGCGCGCACCGCGTGCTGGTCGCCGTCGAACAGGCCGAGCAATCGTATCTGGTGGGTTTCGCCGCATCGGGTCCGGCCGACGCGGAGGCACTCGCCCCGGGCGAGCCGGCCGACGCGCTCGCCGACGGCGTGGTGGCGGTGACCGACCTGCTGATCGAGCCGCGTTGGGGCCGGCGCGGGCACGGCAGCCGGCTGCTCGCCGCCGCCGTGGACCTCTGGCGCGCCGACGGCTTCACCCGGGCGGTGGCCTGGGCGTTCGACGGGGACGAGGCGACCCGGAAGTTCCTCACCAGCACCGGCTGGGAGCCGGAAGGCGCGGCCCGGGCCCTCGATGTCGACGACATGCTGGTCCCCCAGCTCCGGCTGCACGTCGCCGTCCCCACCGAGCCGGTCCCGGAGGCCTGAGCACGCGCCACGCGTCGTCCACCCCCCCGTACGCCACAAGCAGGAGCACCAAGACCGCCACGGAGAGTGAGGAGACCAGATGTTCAGGGACACGAAGGCGTTCAGCGGGTTCTCGGTGGACGACATCGACCACGCCGAGCGGTTCTACGCCGAGACGCTCGGCCTGCGGGTGTCGCGGGACGACGAGATGGGCGGGCTGCTGACGCTGCACATCGCCGGGGATCGGCCGGTCCTGGTCTATCCGAAGGCCGACCACGTGCCGGCCAGCTACACGGTGCTCAACTTCCCGGTGGCGGACGTCGACCGGGCGGTCGACGAGGTGACCTCGCGCGGGGTGCGGTTCGCCCGGTACGAGGGGATGCCCCAGGACGAGAAGGGGATCATGCGCGGCCACGGCCCGACCATCGCCTGGTTCACCGACCCGGCCGGCAACGTCATGTCCGTGCTCGAACAGCGGTGAACCGTCGGCGGTTCCCGGGCGCGCGGCCGGGAACCGCCGACGGTCGGGTCAGCCCTTGTCGGCGCCCTCGTTGGCGCCCCGGACGAAGTACCGCTGGAAGATCACGAAGAGCACCGCCACCGGGATGGTGGCCAGCAGCGCGGCACCCAGCTTCAGCGGATACTGCGTGCCCTTGCCGAGCGAGCCGCTGACCAGGTCGGCCAGGCCTCGGGGCAGGGTGAACAGGCCCGGGTCCTGGACCGCGACGAGGCTGTGCGGGAACTCGTTCCAGGAACCCTGGAACGACAGGATGGTCAGCGTGATCAGCGCCGGCTTCGCCATCGGCAGCACCACCGACCAGAAGGTGCGGAAGGTGCCGGCGCCGTCGATCCGGGCCGCCTCCTCGACGCTGACCGGGATCGACTCGAAGAACTGCTTCATGATGAAGACGCCGGCCGCGTCGGCGAGCAGCGGCACGATCAGCCCGGCGTAGCTGTCGTAGAGGCCGAGCTGGTTGAGCACCAGGAACTTCGGGATCAGCAGCACCACACCGGGCACCGCCATCACCGCGATGATCGCGGCGAACAGCCCGGCCCGGCCGCGGAACCGCAACCGCGCGAGGGCGTACCCGGCGAGCGAGTCGAAGAACACCCGGCCGAGCGTCACCAGCACCGTGACCAGCAGCGAGTTGCCCAGCCAGAGCGGGAAGGCGGTGCCCGCGAAGATCCGCTCGAAGCCGGCCAGCGACAGCGGGTCGGGCACCGGGGAGAGCGGGTTCGCGGCCGCGTCCGGCTCGGTCTTGAGCGAGTTGCCGATCTGGATGACGAACGGGTAGAGGAAGACCAGCCCGAAGAAGATCAGGACGGCGTACCCGACGAAACTGTTAACCAGGGTGCGCGGACCGCGGTCGGCGCGGCGCGCGGTGGCCGCCGGCGCCGGCGGCCGGTCTGTCAGCGCGGTCATGTCTGCGACCCTTCCGGTACGCGTCGCCGCCACCGGCCGCGCCGGGGCCGGGGCTCGTCCCGGTCGGCCATGACCCGGCGCTGGACCAGGGTGAGCACGATGATGATCAGGAAGAGGACGAACGAGATCGCCGCCCCGGAGCCGTAGTCGAAGTCCCGGAACGCGGTCCGGTACGACAGGTACGCCGGGGTGAGCGTGGTCTTGGCCGGCTCCCCCTGGCTCATCACATACACCTGGTCGAAGACCTGCCAGGAGCCGATCAGGCCGAGGGTGAGCACCAGGAACGTGGTCGGCTTGATCAGCGGCAGGGTGACGTGCCGGAACCGCTGCCAGCGGGTGGCCCCGTCAAGGATGCTCGCCTCGTCCAGCGCCACCGGGACGTTCTGCAGCGCGGCGAGGAACATCAGCATGAAGGTGCCCGAGGTGGTCCACACCACCAGGCTGATGATCGAGATCATCGCGACGCTGGGCCCGGCGAGCCAGTCCCACCAGGTCAGCCCGAACGGGCCGCCGGCGGTGAGCGCGGCGGGCGGGGAGTCCACGCCGACCGCGCCGAGCAGCAGGTGCAGCACGCCCCGCGAGTCGGCGAACCACTGCGGTCCGTCGATGCCGAAGAGGCGCAGCAGCGCGTTGACCGCGCCGGAGTTGGCGAACATGAACAGGAAGACCACGCTGATCGCCACCGAGCTGGTGACCGAGGGGAAGTAGAAGGCGGTCCGGAAGAACCCCTTCCCTTTGAGCATCCGGTTGTTGACCACCAGGGCGAGCGCGAGGGCGAGCACCGTCTGCGTCGGCACCACGATCACCACGTAGTAGACGTTGTTCCGGATGCTGGTCATGAAGTCGCGGCGGGCCAGCCCGTCCTCGCTGAACAGCCGGGTGTAGTTCTCGCCGCCGACGAACGGCACCTTCCCGGTGAAGGGGCTGCCCTGCCCGTTCCAGTCGGTGAGGCTCACCCAGAGCGCCATCAGGATCGGCAACAGCAGGAACAGCCCGAGGATGACGATCACGGGCGCGACGAAGAGCCACCCGGCCATGTTCTCGTTGCTCCGGATGCCGCGTCCCGGGCCGGGTGGGCCGGCCTGCGCGATGGCCGCCCCGGCGAGTGCTTCGGTTGCCATCTCCCCTCCCTTGGTGAGTGGGAGCCGGCCGGAGGGCCCGGTGCGGGCCGGGCCCTCCGGTCCCGCTCAGCCGCCGAGCGCCGCCTTGGCGTTCTTGTCGAAGTTCTCCAGGGTCTTCTTCGGGTCGCCGTTGGTCAGACCCTGCAGGCCGGTGTCCAGGTCACCGAGGACGCTGTCCATCTTCGGGGCGTTCACCGGGCCCTGGGCGTACGCGGCGCCGTCGATGAACGGCTTGTCGGCCGGGAAGGCGCCGGTGTACTGGTCGCGGACGGACTGCCGGGAGGGCATCACGCCGAACGCCTTGGCGAAGGCCATCTGCTGCTCGCCGGCGGTCATCGCCTCGACGAACTTGATCGCCTGGTCCTTGTACTTCGACTTCGCCGCGATCCCCCAGCAGTTGGTGAAGGAGAGCGTGCCCTGCCCCTTCGGGCCGGCGGGCAGCGGGACGACCTTGTACTTCACGTTCGGGAAGTCGTTCTGCAGGGCGCCCTTGATCCAGTTGCCCTCGATGGTCATCACGGCCTTGCCCTTGCCGAACGCCTCACCGGACCAGCCGGCGTCGAGCTGCTTGGGGTACTTCGCGTACCCGCTGGTGAGCAGGGTCTTGACGTACTGCAGGGCGGCCAGGTTCTCCGGGGTGTCCGCGGTGGGCTGCTTGCCGTCCTTGCTGATCAGCCAGCCGCCGTTCTGCACCAGGAACGCGCCGATCCGGTCCCGGGTGTCACCGAGCGCGAGCGGCACCAGACCCTTGGCCTTGATCTTCTGGCTGGTGGCGGTGAGCTGGTCCCAGGTGGTCGGCACGTCGGCGTCGGTCAGCCCGGCCTTCGTCCAGAGGTCGGTGTTGATCTGCAGGGCGAGGGTGGAGAAGTCCTTGGGCGCGCAGTAGAACTTGCCGTCGTAGCTGAACGCGGTGCGCAGGCTCTCGTAGAAGTCGTCCGGCTTGCTGATCTTGTCGGCGTACGGCTCCAGGGCGCCGACGCTCGCGTAGTCGGCGAACCGGCTGGCGTCGACGTAGAACACGTCCGGCGGGCTGCCGCCGGCGAGGGCCTGGCCGAGCTGCTGGACGAGGTCCTGGGCGGGGGTGACGGTGGCCTGGTTGCCCGAGGACGACGCCCACTTCGCGGCGGCGTCCTGGACGGCCTTGGTCTCCGCCTCGCCCGAGGAGCCGATCAGGATCTGCAGGTTCGCCGGGCCGCTGGACTGCTTCGCGTCGCTGGAGGAGTCGTCGAAGCCGCTGCCGCACGCGGCGGAGCCGAACAGGGCGACGGCGGCGAGGCCGGCCACCGCCGCCCGGGTGAGGGATCGAGATGCCATCTTCTTCTCCTGGTGGGGGAAACGGGGGATCACGCGGTGTGCCGCAGCACCAGCGCGGGCTGGAGCAGCACCTGGGGGTCGGTGGGGTGGCCGTCGAGCACGCCGGTGAGCAGCTCGACGCAGCGGGCCGCGGCGACCGCGAGCGGTTGGCTGACGCTGGTCAACCCGACCGCCGCCGCGACCGGGGTGTCGTCGAATCCGATGACGGCGGTCTCCGCGGCCACGGCCCGGACCGCCTGGAGCGCGCCGAGGGCGAGGGAGTCGCTGGCGCAGACCACGCCGGTCGGCGGCTCGGGGGTCGCCAGCAGCTCGCGCATCGACCGCTCGCCGTCCGCGACGCCGTCCTCGGTCTCCCGGTGCAGGCCGTCCGGGTCGAGGCCGGCCGCGGTGAGGGTGGTACGCCAGCCGGCGCGCCGGTCGTCGCCGACTCCGGAGCCCTCCGGCCAGCCGAGGAAGGCGATCCGGCGGTGGCCGTTCGCCAGCAGCCGCGAGGTGGCCTGGGCGGTGCCGGCGGCGCCGTCGACGTCGACCCAGGGGTGGGACTCGGGGGCGTCCCAGGGCCGGCCGAAGGTCACGAAGGGCACGCTCCGGTCGGCCAGCCAGGCCGTCCGGGGATCGCCGTGGTCGGTGCCGGTCAGCACGAAGCCGTCCAGCTCGTACGCGCCGAGCAGGTCGTCGTAGGTGGCGATCTCCTGGCCGTCGTCGGTGGCGGTGTAGAGCATGACCCGGTAGCCGGCGGCGTCGGCGGTCTCGGTGAGGCCGTGCAGGAACCGGTCGAGCACCGAGCCGTTGATGCCGTCCCGGGTCGGTTCGATGCGGGCGGCGATCAGCCGCGAGCGGCCGGTCCGCATCTGCCGGGCGGCCTGGTTGGCCCGGTAGCCGAGCGTCGCGATCGCCTCCTGCACCCGCTGCCGGGTCTCCTCGCGGACGATGTGCGGCGCGTTGAGCACGTTGGAGACGGTCTGCCGGCTGACCCGGGCGTGCCGGGCCACCGTCGCGATCGTCACCTTGTCAGCCACTAAATCCCTCTCGCCGTCTTGAACGATCCAACTCCCTTACGGCAGGATTAGATCGTTCAAAGTTTCTGGAATGTTTCGCACTTTGCACCGGCCGGGACGATCTGTCAAGACATCCGTGCCCACCCGGGACGACCCGGTCGCGACACCCCGTACCACCGATCAGCACCTGGAGTTCCCCGTGACCGAACGCCACCTGCAACCCCTGCTGCACGACCTGGTCGGGGTGGTCCTCGCCCCCACCAGCGCGCTGGGTGACGCGGCCGGCCAGATCCGCCCGCGCGGTGTCCAGGGCGTCTTCCACGCCGACGCCCGGGTGCTGTCCCGGGCCGAGCTGCGCGTCGACGACCAGGAGCCCGAGGCGCTGACCCGCGGCCAGGTCGACGCGCACACCACCCGCTTCGTCGGCCTCACCCGCTGGCTCGGCGACCCCGGACCGGACCCGACCGTCCGGGTGGACCGGGTCCGCCGGGCCCAGTCCACGGGCCTCAGCGAGGAACTGCACGTCGTCTCCACCGCGACGACCCCGGTGCGCGCCACGGTCAGCGTCGACCTCGGCTGCGACCTGGCCCCGATCGAGGTGGTCAAGTCCGGCGGCGGCGCCGCGCCGCTCGAGGCGAAGGCCGGCCAGCCCGGGCAGCTCAGCTGGGCCGCCGACGGGATCACCGTGACCGTCACCGGCGAGGCGGCCCGGGTGGACGCCACCGGCGAGCGGACCACCGCGCCCCGGCTGAGCTGGCCGGTCGACCTCGCCCCCGGCGCGACGGTGACCCTGCGCTGGCGGCTCACGGTCGACGACCCGAACGCCGTGGTGACCGCCCCCACCGGCCCGGCGAGCTGGTCCGACCCCGAAGTACGCGCCGACGACCGCCGGCTGGTCCGGCTGGCTGACCGGTCGCTGGCCGACCTGCGCGGGCTGCGGCTGGCCGACCCCGCCCGACCGGCGGACGTCTTCCTCGGCGCCGGCGTGCCCTGGTTCCTCACCCTGTTCGGCCGGGACAGCCTGTGGGCCGCCCGGATGATGCTGCCGCTCGGCACCGAACTGGCCGCCGGCACGCTGCGGGTCCTCGCGCGCCGGCAGGGCACCCGGGTCGACCCGGCCACCGGCGAGGCCCCCGGCAAGATCCTGCACGAGTTGCGCCGGCACG
The window above is part of the Micromonospora inositola genome. Proteins encoded here:
- a CDS encoding ribonuclease J, which produces MTEAHFEGELPPPLPEGGLRIMPLGGLGAIGRNMTVFEYDGKLLVVDCGVLFPDVEQPGVDLILPDFGPILDRLDDVQAIVLTHGHEDHIGAVPYLLAHKSDIPLVGSQFTLALVEAKLAERRIQPYTLTVREGGRERLGPFELEFFAVNHSIPDALAVAIRTPAGLVLHTGDFKMDQLPLDGRITDLAGFARLGAEGVDLLLSDSTNAEIPGFVTPEREIGPVLDSIFAKAKGRIIVASFASHVHRVQQVFDSAIEHGRKVALIGRSMVRNMGIARDLGLLNIPAGLVVGIEEATTLPPEQIVLMSTGSQGEPMSALGRMASGDHRHITIAPGDTVVLASSLVPGNETSVYRVINRLARAGAVVVHKDVAKVHVSGHAPAGELLYLLNMVRPSNLMPVHGEWRHLRAHARLGIESGVAPDRVVLCEDGDVVDLVEGRASLVGHVKSRYVYVDGLAVGDVSESLLTERRILGDGGFIATTVVVDSVTGKVVAGPTLSAKGFSEDPAAFNPVIPLVTEALNRAAADGITDPHQLQQIVRRTVGRWVNDAYRRRPMIVPTVVEV
- a CDS encoding winged helix-turn-helix domain-containing protein gives rise to the protein MAVPESLSLAQARRVALTAQGFADPAPGGAPTRRHLRRALDRVGLIQMDSVNVLQRAHYLPLYSRLGPYPTALLDAAAYRRPRELFEYWGHEASLVPVGLHPALRWRMAKAQDEAWGGMRRIAQEQPELVAWVRDEVAARGPLTAAEIEHDAPRETGNWGWNWSAVKRALEFLFWAGEVTAAERTTSFARRYDLPERVLPAAVLDAPTPTDADAWRALVSIAARSLGVAAEPELRDYFRLPLAGARRAVAELVEAGELTPVTVQGWRQPAYLHAQARLPRWVRGNTLVSPFDPLVWERARTERLFDFSYRIEIYVPAPQRVHGYYVLPFLQGERFTARVDLKADRKTGVLLVPAAWAEPGAVPGETAMALAAELYRLAGWLGLDAVAPPVAGDLAVPLAAALAGVAGVR
- a CDS encoding DUF2752 domain-containing protein, yielding MYGERVTSVDRPATQPGQQVPDGVAPTAPAVPGVGHAEPGPAAWPTGEVPAGGWPQPAAYQPVEPDRFTRLVIRLHERAPRWAVPLAALGCVGMGMAYALVSDPTHSDPDARPTCLLKLTTGLDCPGCGGTRALWYVLHGDLPAAARHHFLFVFSLPFLAYLFVAWAGNQAFGWRLPELRLSPKVIGGFLAAWLAFSVLRNLPWAPFTSLYV
- the thyX gene encoding FAD-dependent thymidylate synthase, which translates into the protein MVQPQVKLIAWTQFQAPDDVPWSTDAEGGQALAEFAGRACYQSWKKPNPATATNAGYLAHILEVGHLSVLEHGSVSFYFSGVSRSFTHELIRHRHFSYSQLSQRYVPERDAAMVEPTVIADDPELHKKFVEAAEASVRAYNELLEGLEQRFADEPNPTLRRKQARQAARAVLPNATETRIVVTGNYRAWRHFIKMRATEHADVEIRELAVECLRQLKGVAPNVFADFVISALPDGTEVAASPHAE
- the dapA gene encoding 4-hydroxy-tetrahydrodipicolinate synthase, whose translation is MTHDHPAAPDRGASRPFGRLLTAMVTPFTPDGSLDLDGAVRLAQHLVEEQGNDALVINGTTGESPTTTDAEKEILIRAVVEAVGDRARIVAGVGTNDTRHTIELAASAEKAGAHGLLVVTPYYNKPPQSGLLRHFTAVADATGLPIMLYDIPGRSGVPIATETLVKLAEHGRIVAVKDAKGDLTATSWVLARSDLAYYCGEDSLTLPALAVGGVGLVGTSTHFTGALAKQMIEAYDAGDTATALRLHRRLLPLFTGIFRTQGVILVKAGLAAKGLPAGPVRPPLVDATADELAQLRADCAAAGLELPE
- a CDS encoding GNAT family N-acetyltransferase is translated as MLTIRREEPDDAEAIARVHVRSWQAGYAGFMPDEVLRRLNPAAWAQRRRDLGTADPEHPFTTLVSEVDGAVTGFATFGPYRNDQDRADLDPAYGEIVTMYVEPARWGGGTGRALLAAARAGLAERGWTEYRLWVLADNVRARSFYERAGLSPDGAESVYPVPLSGGREPVGLVELRYTARLDG